A window of Paraburkholderia bryophila contains these coding sequences:
- a CDS encoding nuclear transport factor 2 family protein, with product MNAHTDLIDRYFDAWNETDGARRRELIAATWSADADYRDPLLAGAGHDGIDAMIRAVHERFPHHTFRRTTDVDGFANRLRFSWALITPAGDAIVKGSDFGMIDSRGRLQAVTGFLDEAPGGA from the coding sequence ATGAATGCGCATACCGATCTGATCGACCGTTATTTCGACGCATGGAACGAAACCGATGGCGCACGCCGTCGCGAGTTGATCGCGGCGACCTGGAGCGCCGACGCCGACTATCGCGATCCGCTGCTGGCCGGCGCGGGTCACGACGGCATCGACGCGATGATCCGTGCGGTCCACGAGCGCTTTCCGCATCACACGTTTCGCCGCACCACCGACGTGGACGGCTTCGCGAACCGGCTGCGTTTTTCGTGGGCGCTGATCACGCCGGCGGGCGACGCGATCGTCAAGGGATCCGATTTCGGCATGATCGACTCGCGCGGCCGTCTGCAAGCGGTGACGGGCTTTCTCGACGAGGCGCCGGGCGGCGCCTGA
- a CDS encoding type II toxin-antitoxin system RelE/ParE family toxin, producing the protein MDSTLVNTYLSGYTPRQIVSPPVYTVNRTETFDTWLAHLADLRARAKILVRIRRAERGHFGEMKLLEDGVSEMCIDWGPGYRAYFAREGRMVYLLLCGGDKSTQAVDIKHAKTMWAELRKELS; encoded by the coding sequence ATGGATTCCACACTTGTAAATACGTATCTTAGTGGATACACTCCTCGACAGATCGTTTCACCACCGGTGTACACGGTCAACCGCACCGAAACATTCGACACCTGGCTTGCCCATCTCGCGGATTTAAGAGCGAGAGCGAAAATCCTCGTGCGGATCCGGCGTGCGGAGCGAGGTCATTTCGGCGAAATGAAGTTGCTGGAAGACGGTGTGTCCGAGATGTGCATCGATTGGGGACCCGGCTATCGGGCCTACTTCGCGCGTGAAGGGCGCATGGTGTATCTGCTGCTCTGCGGGGGCGATAAGTCTACCCAGGCGGTCGATATCAAGCATGCCAAAACAATGTGGGCCGAACTCAGAAAGGAACTGTCATGA
- a CDS encoding addiction module antidote protein has protein sequence MSKIKTARFDAAHYLDSEAMIAEYLNAALEEGDADLLLAAIADIAKARGIAKVASDAGLGRESLYKTLAPGSKPRMDTVFKLLRALGVKLNAVPEGVAAA, from the coding sequence ATGAGCAAGATTAAAACCGCACGGTTCGACGCAGCGCATTACCTCGATAGCGAGGCAATGATCGCCGAATATCTCAACGCAGCACTCGAAGAAGGCGACGCCGACCTGCTGCTCGCCGCGATCGCAGACATCGCCAAAGCGCGCGGTATCGCCAAGGTCGCATCAGACGCAGGGCTCGGGCGCGAAAGCCTCTATAAAACACTTGCACCGGGCTCCAAGCCGCGCATGGACACGGTGTTCAAACTGCTGCGCGCGCTGGGCGTCAAACTTAACGCCGTGCCGGAAGGCGTGGCTGCCGCGTGA
- a CDS encoding helix-turn-helix domain-containing protein, with translation MNTLSLAHTAPSSPTSPSASRTVGDLLREWRQRRRMSQLLLATEADVSTRHLSFVESGRAVPSREMVMHLAERLDVPLRARNALLVAAGYAPLFRERPLSDPQLAAAREAVELVLKGHEPYPALAIDRHWTIVASNNALAPLLSGASPELLKPPVNALRLSLHPDGIAGSIVNWHAWREHALTRLQRQIEVSGDGTLSALRDELAAYPAPPSAEEAEHDSAAVNQIAVPLRLRTPIGELSFFSTTTVFGTPVDVTLSELAIEAFFPADQQTAAALREFADSQRAEAAS, from the coding sequence ATGAACACACTCTCTCTTGCGCACACCGCGCCGTCGTCGCCAACATCGCCATCGGCTAGCCGCACTGTCGGCGATCTGCTTCGCGAATGGCGTCAGCGGCGAAGAATGAGCCAGTTGCTGCTCGCCACCGAGGCCGATGTTTCAACCCGGCATTTGAGCTTCGTCGAATCGGGCCGCGCGGTGCCGAGTCGGGAAATGGTCATGCATCTTGCCGAGCGGCTCGACGTTCCGCTGCGTGCGCGCAATGCGTTGCTGGTCGCCGCGGGCTACGCGCCGCTGTTCCGCGAGCGCCCGTTGTCGGACCCGCAACTCGCCGCGGCACGCGAGGCCGTCGAGCTGGTGCTGAAAGGACACGAGCCCTACCCGGCGCTGGCAATCGACCGTCACTGGACTATCGTCGCGTCGAACAATGCGCTCGCGCCGCTGCTGTCCGGCGCCAGTCCCGAACTGTTGAAACCACCGGTCAACGCGCTGCGGTTGAGCTTGCATCCGGACGGCATCGCTGGGTCGATCGTCAATTGGCATGCATGGCGCGAGCACGCGCTCACGCGACTGCAACGGCAAATCGAAGTGAGCGGCGACGGCACCTTGAGCGCACTGCGCGACGAGTTAGCTGCGTACCCCGCGCCACCCAGCGCCGAGGAGGCGGAGCACGACAGCGCGGCGGTCAATCAGATTGCCGTGCCGTTGCGGTTGCGCACACCGATCGGCGAGCTATCGTTTTTCAGCACGACCACCGTATTCGGCACACCAGTAGACGTAACGCTTTCGGAACTCGCCATTGAAGCGTTCTTTCCCGCCGATCAGCAAACCGCAGCCGCGCTGCGCGAGTTCGCCGACAGCCAACGTGCCGAAGCCGCCTCGTAG
- a CDS encoding GNAT family N-acetyltransferase, which yields MHCSTRTHRGLHLNDATAVFIRQLGLADRDAYFQLRLRGLKAHPDSFGQSYEEALAKGPEQHDARLQGLRAAEGEFLLGAFASTGTSADTPADIPADSPLLGIVGLSRNQHDKERHKAAVVGMYVAPEAAGRGIGRALLSELLARAARIDGLRQIQLMVGSHNEGARRLYESVGFSKYGCEVDALNVGGVFHDADLMVRFM from the coding sequence ATGCACTGCTCAACCCGCACGCACCGAGGGCTGCACTTGAACGACGCCACCGCTGTATTCATCCGCCAACTCGGCCTCGCGGATCGCGACGCTTATTTTCAGCTTCGCTTGCGCGGGCTGAAGGCGCATCCGGATTCGTTCGGCCAGAGCTATGAGGAAGCGCTAGCGAAAGGCCCCGAGCAACACGACGCGAGATTGCAAGGTTTGCGCGCCGCCGAGGGGGAGTTTTTGCTCGGCGCTTTTGCATCGACGGGGACATCGGCAGACACACCGGCGGACATACCCGCAGATTCACCGTTGCTCGGCATAGTAGGCCTATCGCGCAACCAGCATGACAAGGAACGGCACAAGGCGGCCGTAGTCGGCATGTACGTCGCGCCCGAAGCAGCGGGCCGCGGCATCGGCCGCGCATTGCTTAGCGAGTTGCTGGCGCGCGCTGCGCGGATCGACGGTCTGCGCCAAATCCAGTTGATGGTTGGCAGCCACAACGAGGGCGCGCGCCGGCTCTACGAATCGGTCGGCTTTAGCAAGTACGGTTGTGAAGTGGATGCATTGAATGTCGGCGGTGTGTTTCACGATGCCGATCTGATGGTGCGCTTCATGTAA